A genomic window from Thiomonas arsenitoxydans includes:
- the moaA gene encoding GTP 3',8-cyclase MoaA gives MSERTIPIVDHRYASSVPTVPAHSLAPGALLADKLGRPLHDLRISITDRCNFRCTYCMPKEVFDAHYEFLRHADLLRFEEIERLARVFVSLGVRKLRITGGEPLLRKGVEDLVAMLAAIRTPDGEPVELTMTTNASILARKAEALARAGLHRVTVSLDAIDDAVFRRMNDMDFPVQTVLEGIAAAQAAGLRPVKVNMVVQRGVNDDQILPMIEHFRGSGVVLRFIEFMDVGNTNGWRMDQVLPSAELLARIAQRHPLHALDPTVLGETAERWLLDDGSLEIGAISSVTQAFCHDCNRARLSMEGKLYLCLFASHGHDLRALLRGDAQQGIQQASDADLQAAIAQVWSRRDDRYSELRGFDGAGLLQAVRKPEMFAIGG, from the coding sequence ATGTCCGAGCGAACCATTCCCATCGTCGATCACCGCTACGCCTCCAGCGTGCCGACCGTTCCCGCGCACTCCCTCGCGCCCGGTGCCCTGCTGGCCGACAAGCTGGGCCGGCCGCTGCACGATCTGCGCATCTCCATCACCGATCGCTGCAATTTCCGCTGCACCTATTGCATGCCCAAAGAGGTGTTCGACGCGCATTACGAATTCCTGCGCCACGCCGATCTGCTGCGCTTCGAGGAAATCGAGCGCCTGGCGCGCGTGTTCGTCAGCTTGGGCGTGCGCAAACTGCGCATCACCGGCGGTGAGCCGCTGCTGCGCAAGGGCGTGGAGGACCTGGTGGCCATGCTCGCCGCCATCCGCACGCCGGACGGCGAGCCGGTGGAACTGACCATGACCACCAACGCCTCCATCCTCGCGCGCAAGGCCGAAGCACTGGCGCGGGCCGGTTTGCACCGCGTGACCGTGAGCCTGGACGCCATTGACGACGCCGTCTTCCGCCGCATGAACGATATGGACTTTCCGGTGCAAACCGTGCTGGAAGGCATCGCCGCGGCGCAGGCCGCCGGACTGCGTCCGGTGAAGGTGAACATGGTGGTGCAGCGCGGTGTGAACGACGACCAGATTCTGCCCATGATCGAGCATTTCCGCGGCAGCGGCGTGGTGCTGCGCTTCATCGAATTCATGGACGTGGGCAACACCAACGGCTGGCGCATGGATCAGGTCCTGCCCTCGGCCGAGTTGCTGGCGCGCATTGCCCAGCGCCACCCGCTGCACGCGCTCGACCCCACCGTGCTGGGCGAAACCGCCGAGCGCTGGCTGCTGGACGACGGCAGCCTTGAAATTGGCGCCATCTCCAGCGTCACCCAGGCCTTTTGCCACGACTGCAACCGCGCCCGCTTGTCGATGGAAGGCAAGCTCTACCTTTGCCTCTTCGCCAGCCACGGCCACGACCTGCGCGCCCTGCTGCGCGGCGACGCGCAACAAGGCATACAACAGGCGAGCGACGCCGACTTGCAGGCCGCCATCGCCCAGGTGTGGAGCCGGCGTGACGACCGCTATTCCGAGTTGCGCGGGTTTGATGGCGCAGGCTTGCTGCAGGCCGTGCGCAAGCCCGAGATGTTTGCCATCGGAGGGTGA
- a CDS encoding ArsR/SmtB family transcription factor, translated as MTPAPQIFANTLATTDQAQEGDALEAVFQEAAELFAALACPTRLQIVCQLRHGDQTVHGLVDCIDSSQPNISGHLRLLRQAGIVRRERSGRQVTYRLSSTLADALCAAVCIVN; from the coding sequence ATGACGCCCGCCCCGCAGATTTTTGCCAACACCCTCGCGACGACCGACCAGGCCCAAGAAGGTGACGCACTGGAGGCGGTGTTCCAGGAGGCCGCCGAACTCTTCGCAGCCCTCGCTTGCCCGACGCGGTTGCAGATCGTCTGCCAGTTGCGCCACGGCGACCAGACCGTGCATGGACTGGTTGACTGCATTGACAGTTCCCAACCCAATATCTCGGGCCATCTGCGCCTGCTCAGACAGGCCGGCATCGTGCGCCGCGAGCGTAGCGGGCGACAGGTCACGTACCGCCTGAGCAGCACACTGGCCGACGCCTTGTGCGCAGCAGTCTGCATCGTCAACTGA
- a CDS encoding nitroreductase family protein, which translates to MRKRQQTSPKRLGEPGPDAGQVRELFTAAAQAPDHGLILPWRFVHVSDAGRQRLGEAFVQALLERDPDATAQQRSEARAKAARAPFLALAIARPHDDASPEIPPRERLVSLGCALQNMLLLAHAQGFGAGLVSGQAMESRALRDLFRLADNEQAVCFIAVGTVAKAKTSRVRPSPVDFVETL; encoded by the coding sequence GTGCGCAAACGCCAGCAGACCTCACCCAAGCGGCTGGGCGAACCCGGCCCAGATGCCGGGCAGGTTCGCGAACTCTTCACCGCCGCTGCACAGGCGCCCGACCACGGTTTGATCCTGCCCTGGCGCTTCGTGCATGTCTCGGACGCCGGGCGCCAGCGGCTCGGCGAGGCGTTCGTGCAAGCCCTGCTCGAACGCGACCCCGACGCCACCGCGCAGCAACGCTCCGAGGCACGGGCCAAGGCTGCGCGCGCGCCCTTCCTGGCGCTGGCCATCGCCCGCCCGCACGACGATGCCAGCCCCGAGATCCCGCCGCGCGAGCGCCTGGTCTCGCTCGGCTGTGCACTGCAAAACATGCTGCTGCTGGCGCACGCCCAGGGCTTCGGCGCCGGGCTGGTCAGCGGGCAGGCGATGGAGTCGAGAGCCTTGCGCGACTTGTTCAGGCTTGCCGACAACGAACAAGCGGTTTGCTTCATCGCTGTCGGCACGGTGGCCAAAGCCAAGACCAGCCGGGTGCGCCCGTCGCCTGTCGATTTCGTCGAGACGTTGTGA
- a CDS encoding c-type cytochrome translates to MHTPPASRSKPTPTHELPFGATLRKLLLIIPASFALPVIVLLLIASYLSNTVGPNPDSSPMSTRAIARRIAPVAQLVVASGPRMAEKWNAASLSAAAPTPNAQAKTPATAHAPVGGTSASAMLTLARRKNCLTCHTADHKVVGPAYEAVAEKYAGKPGAEQMLVNAVLHGHVGTWGQVPTPAEPGTNSIELPSAYFDFPMSNAMTLAEPIDYAELIASSCANASRPHPSGWANPAQMPGRFANSSPPLHRRPTTV, encoded by the coding sequence ATGCATACCCCACCAGCCTCGCGCTCCAAACCCACACCCACGCACGAACTGCCGTTCGGGGCGACCCTGCGCAAGCTGCTCCTGATCATCCCGGCGAGCTTCGCGCTGCCCGTGATCGTCCTGCTTCTGATCGCTTCCTACCTGTCCAACACAGTGGGACCAAACCCGGATTCGTCGCCGATGTCCACCCGCGCCATCGCTCGGCGCATTGCACCAGTGGCACAACTCGTGGTCGCATCCGGCCCTCGAATGGCCGAAAAGTGGAACGCCGCCTCGCTCTCCGCGGCAGCGCCGACACCGAACGCCCAGGCCAAGACACCGGCCACCGCCCACGCACCTGTGGGCGGCACCAGCGCTTCGGCCATGCTGACCCTGGCCCGGCGGAAGAACTGCCTGACCTGCCATACCGCCGATCACAAGGTCGTCGGCCCCGCGTACGAGGCCGTGGCCGAGAAATACGCGGGCAAACCCGGTGCCGAGCAGATGCTGGTCAATGCGGTGCTGCACGGCCACGTCGGCACCTGGGGCCAGGTGCCGACGCCGGCCGAACCGGGTACCAACTCGATCGAGCTGCCCTCGGCATATTTTGACTTTCCTATGTCCAACGCCATGACTCTCGCGGAACCGATCGACTACGCCGAACTCATTGCGAGCTCGTGCGCAAACGCCAGCAGACCTCACCCAAGCGGCTGGGCGAACCCGGCCCAGATGCCGGGCAGGTTCGCGAACTCTTCACCGCCGCTGCACAGGCGCCCGACCACGGTTTGA
- a CDS encoding ArsR/SmtB family transcription factor, translating into MHHELPFSSGADRRARATGKLRSTDEDDVAAVFEAAAELFAALSSPMRLSIVCHLREQDMNVQQIANRIGSSQPNTSLHLRQLHQIGIVDRSRSGQSVTYRIRNTFVADLCKIVCPGH; encoded by the coding sequence ATGCACCACGAACTTCCTTTTTCCAGTGGCGCTGACCGTCGCGCACGAGCCACCGGCAAGCTCCGTAGCACGGACGAGGACGACGTCGCCGCCGTCTTCGAGGCGGCCGCCGAACTGTTCGCCGCGCTGTCATCCCCGATGCGATTGAGCATCGTCTGCCACCTGCGCGAGCAGGACATGAACGTGCAGCAGATTGCCAACCGGATCGGCAGCAGCCAGCCCAACACGTCCCTGCATTTGCGCCAACTGCACCAGATCGGCATTGTGGATCGGTCGAGGAGCGGTCAGTCGGTGACGTACCGCATCCGCAACACCTTCGTGGCCGATCTGTGCAAGATCGTTTGCCCAGGCCATTGA
- a CDS encoding c-type cytochrome, translating into MKKFFLCTSLALFAAQAWAAPDMLALAKQKNCLACHAVDAKIVGPAYKAVAEKYAGKPGAEQMLVNAVLHGHVGTWGQVPMPANTDVTPAQAKQLVAWILSLK; encoded by the coding sequence ATGAAAAAGTTCTTTTTGTGCACATCTCTGGCCCTGTTCGCAGCCCAGGCCTGGGCCGCCCCTGACATGCTGGCTCTGGCCAAGCAGAAGAACTGCCTGGCCTGCCATGCAGTGGACGCCAAGATCGTCGGCCCCGCCTACAAGGCCGTGGCCGAAAAATACGCGGGCAAGCCCGGTGCCGAACAGATGCTGGTCAACGCCGTGCTGCACGGCCATGTCGGCACCTGGGGTCAGGTGCCGATGCCGGCCAACACCGATGTCACCCCGGCGCAGGCCAAGCAATTGGTGGCATGGATCCTGAGCCTGAAATAA
- a CDS encoding arsenate reductase (azurin) large subunit, with product MSQFKDRVALPPADAQKTNLTCHFCIVGCGYHAYTWDADREGGRAPHQNALGLDFRKQLPPFATIMTPAMTNVLTDKNGKRKAVMIVPDKACVVNQGLSSTRGGKMASYFYNADGLTKERLLHPRVYYGDQWMDTSWDYALQVYSGVVKKILDEDGPDEIAVAMFDHGGAGGGFENTWGTGKLIFTGIQTPTVRIHNRPAYNSECFGNRDMGIFELNNSYEDAELADVIWSIGNNPYENQTNYFLVHWLPNLQGGTVDKKKKMFPGEPVGPGKFIFVDPRRNPSISICEDLAKDQVLHLAINPGSDGALFNGLLTYIVDQGWINKDFIAKHTEGFEAAVKANAMSLDECSRITGVPVAQIKQAAEWSYKPKAPGKQPRTMHAFEKGIICGNNNYVTEQAIGAVVVATHNVGSRRGTGWVRMGGHQEGYTRPPYPEPKSRYPAADFPIPRHDKLIEVDTYLINGKGKMMTFWACNTFQTTNNAQALREAVIRRSQIVKQAMGQARGATPKEMVDVIYKATQKGGLFVGMMDIYPTMIAEAAHVMFPGALPGEMNHTSMNGERRLRMSEKFIDPPGEALPDCLTAARIANTIRVMYEAEGNAKMAKRFEGFEWTTPEDAFNDGFRQVGRPGAPKIDSEGYATGYMATYALLRKAGNNGVQMPIKQVDGDKLLGSPTLYPDDKFDTPNGKIQVFPAKWDGWLKQAAEVKAKYKFWINNGRFNEVWQSWYNNQYDPFIMDRYPMAVIQMNPADMATLGVKPTDVVEIYNDYGTTMAMAYPEPTIKPNQSFVVFGAPKGVVGSVVTTATDVHFLEYHKGTWADIRRVGSMPDWKRTVSTKSRMYGV from the coding sequence ATGTCGCAATTCAAGGATCGTGTCGCGCTGCCGCCGGCAGATGCGCAAAAAACCAATTTGACCTGCCATTTCTGCATCGTGGGCTGTGGCTACCACGCCTACACCTGGGATGCCGACCGCGAGGGCGGGCGCGCGCCCCACCAGAACGCGCTGGGGCTTGATTTTCGCAAGCAGCTTCCGCCCTTCGCCACCATCATGACCCCGGCGATGACCAATGTCCTGACCGACAAGAACGGCAAGCGTAAAGCCGTCATGATCGTGCCTGACAAGGCCTGCGTCGTCAACCAGGGGCTGAGCTCAACCCGCGGGGGCAAAATGGCGTCCTACTTCTACAACGCCGATGGCCTCACCAAAGAGCGTCTGCTTCACCCCCGTGTCTACTATGGTGACCAATGGATGGACACCTCCTGGGACTACGCCCTCCAAGTTTATAGTGGCGTGGTCAAAAAAATTCTGGACGAAGATGGTCCAGACGAGATCGCTGTGGCCATGTTTGATCACGGGGGCGCCGGTGGAGGTTTCGAGAACACCTGGGGCACCGGCAAGCTGATCTTCACCGGTATCCAGACCCCGACGGTACGCATCCATAACCGTCCGGCGTACAACTCCGAATGCTTCGGCAACCGTGACATGGGCATTTTCGAGCTCAACAACAGCTACGAAGACGCCGAACTCGCCGACGTCATCTGGTCCATCGGCAACAACCCCTACGAGAACCAGACCAACTACTTCCTCGTGCACTGGCTGCCCAATCTGCAGGGCGGCACGGTGGACAAGAAGAAGAAAATGTTCCCTGGTGAACCGGTCGGTCCTGGCAAATTCATTTTCGTCGATCCGCGTCGCAATCCGTCGATTTCGATTTGTGAGGATCTGGCCAAGGATCAGGTTCTGCACTTGGCGATCAATCCTGGCAGCGATGGCGCCCTGTTCAATGGCTTGTTGACCTACATCGTCGATCAAGGCTGGATCAACAAGGACTTCATCGCCAAGCATACGGAAGGTTTCGAGGCCGCCGTCAAGGCCAACGCCATGTCGTTGGACGAGTGCAGTCGCATCACCGGCGTTCCGGTGGCGCAGATCAAGCAGGCTGCGGAGTGGAGCTACAAACCCAAGGCTCCGGGTAAGCAGCCACGCACCATGCATGCCTTCGAGAAAGGCATCATCTGCGGCAACAACAACTACGTCACTGAACAAGCCATCGGTGCCGTTGTCGTGGCCACGCACAATGTGGGCAGCCGACGTGGGACAGGCTGGGTGCGCATGGGCGGTCACCAGGAAGGTTACACACGGCCCCCATATCCGGAACCCAAGTCCCGCTATCCGGCCGCCGACTTTCCCATTCCGCGCCATGACAAGTTGATCGAGGTTGATACCTACCTCATCAATGGCAAGGGCAAGATGATGACGTTCTGGGCGTGCAACACATTCCAGACCACCAACAATGCCCAGGCTCTGCGCGAAGCCGTCATTCGCCGCAGTCAGATCGTCAAACAGGCCATGGGCCAGGCCCGTGGCGCCACGCCCAAGGAGATGGTGGACGTCATCTACAAGGCAACGCAAAAGGGCGGGTTGTTTGTCGGGATGATGGATATCTACCCCACGATGATTGCCGAGGCGGCCCATGTGATGTTTCCGGGTGCTCTGCCGGGAGAAATGAACCACACCTCGATGAACGGTGAGCGCCGCCTGCGCATGTCCGAGAAGTTCATCGATCCCCCAGGCGAAGCCTTGCCCGACTGTCTGACCGCCGCGCGTATCGCCAACACCATTCGCGTGATGTACGAGGCCGAAGGCAATGCCAAGATGGCCAAGCGCTTCGAAGGTTTCGAGTGGACAACCCCAGAAGATGCCTTCAATGATGGATTCCGCCAGGTCGGTCGACCGGGCGCGCCCAAAATCGACAGCGAGGGTTACGCCACGGGCTACATGGCCACGTATGCACTGCTGCGCAAAGCTGGCAACAACGGCGTGCAGATGCCGATCAAGCAGGTTGATGGAGACAAGCTGCTGGGTTCGCCGACGCTTTATCCCGACGACAAGTTCGACACGCCCAATGGCAAGATCCAGGTCTTTCCAGCGAAGTGGGATGGTTGGCTCAAACAGGCAGCCGAGGTCAAGGCCAAGTACAAATTCTGGATCAACAACGGCCGGTTCAACGAAGTCTGGCAGTCTTGGTACAACAACCAATACGACCCCTTCATCATGGACCGTTACCCGATGGCGGTGATCCAGATGAATCCTGCGGATATGGCGACCCTCGGCGTCAAGCCGACCGATGTGGTCGAAATCTACAACGACTACGGCACCACGATGGCCATGGCCTACCCGGAGCCGACCATCAAGCCCAACCAGTCCTTCGTCGTCTTCGGCGCTCCCAAAGGTGTCGTGGGTTCCGTGGTGACCACCGCCACAGATGTGCATTTCCTCGAATATCACAAGGGAACCTGGGCCGACATTCGCCGGGTCGGCTCGATGCCGGACTGGAAACGCACCGTCTCGACCAAGAGCCGCATGTACGGGGTTTGA
- a CDS encoding arsenate reductase (azurin) small subunit — MTEKVSRRIFLKVAGTSVAGVGAAVSPVGSAMAAGGDQAAIQAAAGMAVLPYPKTAVGKAKAMQANTPVSFSYPDADSPCVAIKMGQRVAGGVGPDGDIVAYSNLCTHMGCPLMYDPATQRFKCPCHYSMFDPEKSGQMICGQATEDLPQIQLEYDPASDSVRAVAVTGLIYGRQANVL, encoded by the coding sequence ATGACCGAAAAAGTATCGCGTCGCATTTTTCTCAAAGTCGCCGGAACCAGCGTAGCAGGCGTGGGCGCTGCCGTCAGCCCGGTCGGCTCCGCAATGGCCGCAGGCGGTGACCAAGCTGCGATTCAGGCGGCAGCCGGCATGGCTGTGCTGCCCTACCCGAAAACCGCGGTGGGCAAGGCCAAGGCGATGCAGGCCAACACCCCGGTGTCGTTCAGCTACCCGGACGCCGATTCGCCCTGTGTGGCGATCAAGATGGGCCAGCGCGTGGCCGGCGGTGTTGGCCCGGACGGCGACATCGTCGCTTACAGCAATCTTTGCACCCACATGGGCTGCCCCTTGATGTACGACCCGGCCACGCAGCGTTTCAAGTGCCCCTGTCACTACAGCATGTTCGATCCCGAGAAGTCGGGTCAGATGATCTGCGGCCAGGCGACCGAAGATCTGCCGCAAATCCAACTCGAGTACGACCCGGCCTCCGACAGTGTTCGCGCCGTGGCCGTCACCGGCCTGATCTACGGCCGCCAGGCCAACGTGCTGTAA